From the genome of Candidatus Defluviilinea proxima:
TCATAATGACTCTGGAAGTTTTTCTGTTTCTGGAATAGTAAATTGCGCCAATATGATCGTGCCGCGAACCGGACTAGAGCTGATATTGAACTTGCCTCCTATCAAAGTTAACCTTTCTCGCAAGCCTGTCAAGCCGATACCTGTTGATGAGTTTTCCATTTTGAACCCTTGTCCATTATCCTGGACGGTCAAGTTGATCGTTTTATCTTCCACGGTCAAATCGGCCCATACCTGATTGGCATTCGCGTGCTTGGCAACGTTGGTTAATGTTTCTTGTAGTACACGGTAAAGCGTTATGTTGTAGATATCGGGAAGAGAAGGAAAATCCTCGTCTGCTTCAAAAGCTACTGGTATACCGGTGGTGCGTGTGAACTCAATGCAATAATTATACATGGCTGTTCTTACCCCCAGCGTATCTAATGAAGGGGGACGTAAGTCATGAGCAAGCCCCTTAACCTTCCCGAAAATTTCAAAGATCTGGTTGTGTAAAACTTGTAATTTCTCCGTCATCTCTTGTGGTGAGACCGGTAAGCCATTTTGCAAATTACGCAGGGTAATCATGTGCATCGTTAGCGCTTGTCCAAGGTCATCGTGCAATTCACGGGAAATATTTTGACGTTCCTGTTCCTGGGCAGTAACGACTCTCTCTGCCATTTTGCGTATGTTTTCACGTTGTTCAACCAGATTGTGATACCGATTCAAGCGGAGAATGGTACGAACACGTGCCACAAGTTCATGGCGATCAATCGGTTTTGTTAGGAAGTCATCGGCGCCTGATTCGATTCCTCTTAGCAATGAGTTGCGGTCATCCAGAGCGGTAAGGATAATGATGGGCACTTCAGCAACTTTTTGAATGGCTCGTATACGACGGCACACTTCATAACCATCCATCCCAGGCATCATTATATCCAGAAGGACCAAATCGGTCTGAAGAGTTTCGAGGAGTTTGAGAGCCTGGAAGCCATCTTTTGCTATGTGAATTTCATAGTCATTGCCATCTAACATGGCAACCAGAGTCTCTCGCGCAGTTATATCATCGTCAACGATCAATATTGTGCTCATACGGGTCTGGTTTTCTCCTCTCCAATTGCAATGCATTTTTGGATGGTCTTGACGAGTGCTCGCAAGTTTACAGGCTTGCTCATATATTCATTCATACCAGCTTCTATACAGCGTTCGCGATCGCTTGGCATGGCAAGGGCGGTAAGGGCAATAATGGGGACGTATTTGAATCTTGGATCGGCTCTGAGCTTCTTGGTCGTTTCAATACCGTCCATACGTGGCATTTGGACGTCCATCAAAATAAGATCAGGGATGATAATTTTAGCTTGATTGATCCCTTCAACGCCATCTTGAGCGATTGTTACATCATATCCTGCGGTTTCAAGATAATCCTGTATCATCATAACCACATCGGTGGTATCTTCTATTACGAGAATTCTTTTTTTGTTTTTATAAGCAGCCGCTTTGAGCCAGAGTTTACCTGTTGTTTGCAGTTTCTCGATCGTATTTTGGATGGTAGCCGATTCCCACGGCAATGTTATGGTAAAGCGGCTCCCCTTTCCAACATCGCTGGTCACTTTTACGCTTCCGCCATGGAGGCGTGCCATCTGTGAGACCAATGCTAGGCCAAGACCGGTACCGGTGCTTTCACGAGCAAGGCCTGAATCCAATTGTACGAAAGGTTGAAATAGCCGTGGAAGGTCAACATTCTGAATACCAATGCCATTATCCCAGACAGAAATTTCAACTATTCCCAACTCTTCATTTCCGTGAACATCCAAGCCCAATTGACCGTTTTCTGGGGTGAACTTGACCGCATTGCTCAGGAGGTTGACGATCATTTGCTTCAATCGCCGTTCATCTGCCCATATCAATCCTACAGTACTTTCCACATTTAGGCTAATCTCTTGATTTTTTTTCTGAGCCAATTGCTTGACCATGCGCAGGCTGGCCTGACAGATTTCATTGATGTTCACTTTAGTAACATCAAGTGTAATTTGACCGGCTTCGATTTTTGCTAGATCAAGAATGTCATTGATCAATGATAGTAAATGATGTCCACTTTCGCTGATCGTGGTTATATATTTCAATTGCTTATCGTTGAGCGGACCAGCAATCTTTTCTGCCAGACTTTCCGAGAGACCTAGAATGGCATTAAGCGGGGTACGCAATTCATGACTCATATTAGCAAGGAATTCATCCTTCACTCGCAGGGCGCGGGCCAGGTTGGAGTTTGCTTTAATAAGTTCCGCAGTCCGGTCTTCTACGCGTTTTGCCAGTTGGTTGCGTTCCTCGGCAAGTATGGCCTCCATTTGCTTTCGTTCCGCAATATCCCAGGCATGATCCGCAAAGCGTTCTGCTGTCTCCAGGTCCTGCTGTGTATACTCTTCTGGCTTGTTAGCTATTCCCATGATAGCCAGGACTTTCTCGTCACGAATGATGGGAATCACGATCTCTCGTAATATCTCAACAGGTGCTTCCGTCTCTCCTTTCTGATTTGGCAGGGACTTTAAATCGTTTTGGATGATCGGCTGGCGCCGATGAATCGCTTCAGCCCAAGCCCCGGTTTGATCCAACAAATCATGCCCGTCTTCGCTGACAGATGTACGGAAAAACTCCATTGCCTTGGTTGACCATGTTCGCGCAGAAAGCGTGATCTCATCTGGCCCGATAAAATGGAAAAAGGCAATTTCGCTGTTGGTTAAGTCACCGACCTCATCGGTTGTTTTTTGCATCAGGTCGCTTAATGAATGATGGGCTGAAAATTCCATCAACTCGAAACGTTTTTGTAAAATAGTTTCAGCTCTTTTTCGTTCTGTCACATCTTTCGCTACAACCGATACACCATGCGAAGATGGATAGGCAGTGGTCTCAAAGGATCTCTTCACTCCATGTAAAACGAATGTCGTCTCAAACACTTGAGGTTTCATATCCTGCAAAACTTTTTCATATATTTTTTCAATGCGCATCTGCTCGGCGCTCTGGCCAAATACCTCATTCATGGTTTTCCCTATTGCATTTATTGATGTAACGCCAGTTAAAGCTTCAGATGCCTTATTCCAATAACTAAAACGAAGTTCGCGGTTCAATTCAAAGAACACATCAGTGATGCTGTCTGCAAGCTCACGGTAATGGGTTTCACTGGCGCGCAAAGCTTTCTCTACCAGATTGCGTTCTTCTAACATTCGTTGCGCAGAGTGATACAAACGAGCATTTTCGAAAGCGATGGAAGCCTGGTTAGACAAGGTAGCCAATAGACGTTCATCCTCTGCGTTAAATGCATTTTGCTCTTCGCTCTCAACGCTGATCACGCCAATGATTTTGTCACCAGCCTTGAGGGGCATATATAGACCGGAGTTTATACCTTCATATGTGCCTACATACTGTGGGTATTTACGGACGTTGCCTGTACGAATGGGCCTGCCTGTTTCCACTACCCAACCACTTAAACCTTCTCCTACTTTCTTGACTTGGCTCGAAAAAACTTGTTCCACTTTGTCGTTTTCGTCTTTGAGCATATCTGGCAAACTAAAAGCTACAAGTTCCAGTTCGTCGCTCCCTTGTTTCAACAAGCGGATAGTGACATGATGCCAGGAAAGGTAATTGGAGAATGTTTTGATGACGCGCTCACCGATATCGCGTGGCGATAATAACTGCCCAACCGCCAGACCATTTTCATAAAGTGCCTGCATTTCAGCAAGATAACGTTCAATCTCCTTTTGAGCACGTTTTCGTTCAGTAATATCTTGAACGATTACTTGAATGGCTTGCCTGCCCATATACGTAAGTGCAGTAGCAGTCACTTCAACATTGATAATAGAACCATCAGGGCGGATGAGACGTTCTTCACGAGGGTACCAATTTTCATCACCAGCAAGCATATGTTGTAGCGCTTCAACGGTATCCTTTCGTTCATCAATAGGAACGAAATCTAGCGCAGACATCCCAATCAAATCTTTAGGAGATTTTGCGCCAATAATTTTTGCGGCAGCCTCGTTAACAAACACTAGTTTTCCATCAACGTGAACACCCACCCCTACGGGTGCAGTAAGGAGTAATTGCCGGTAACGATCTTCGCTCTGCCGTAAAGCTTCCTCGGCCCGTTTTCGCTCTGTAATATCCGCCGCTACTCCCGCAACACGTATAACCCTGCCATTGTCGTCAAAGATCGGAAAGGCTCGGTCCCATATCCAGCGAATTGCACCGTCAGATCGTACGATGCGATATTCCATTTCTGTTTTTATTCCGCTTCTTTGTTCTTTTATTGCCTGTGAAACAGCAGGGCGGTCTTTTTCAAAAACGGTTTGAAGGAACAAGCTTGGGTTGCTTGTCATTTGGTTTTGTGAGTATCCCCAGATCTTTTGTGATACGGGGCTAATATAAATATCCTCATTGGAGATGGCGTCGGTCATCCAGAATACTTCCTGAATATTCTCTGCTAATTGACGGAAGCGTTCCTCGGATTCTAATATTAACTTTTCAGCATTTTTTCGCTCTGTAATATCCCGGTCAATGCCGAGAACTACTGCCCGTCCTCCCAGTGTAATGAGAGATGTAGATACCTCAACAGGGAAAATATGCCCATCTTTATGGCGATGGAATGTTTCGTAACGCAGAATACCCTCTTGCCGGATCCTTTCAATATAATCAGCGCGTTCAGTTCCCTCTCCCTGTGACAGGTTGAGTATATTGATGGATTGGCCGATCAACTCTTCACGCTTATATCCGTTCATTGTACAAGCCAGTTCATTACAATCCAAAATCGGCCAATCGCCCTGTGGGTCAATTAACGTAACAGCTTCAGGCGAAGCTTCAAACAAAGTTTTGAACTGTTCGCTGGTTTCGCTGATCGCCTCTTCTGCTAATTTTCGATCGGTAATATTCTCGTGCGCTAGTACTACCCATACTTGATCTTCTTCCTTGAAGGTCGTGATTTTGAGGATAAACCATCGCCTTTCCTCAGGGCTATGACAAGGGTATTCAATTTGTGCATTTGATATTTTTCCGTCGATCGCATCACGAATAGTTTTGGCGACTTGCTCTGACTCTTCAGCGTACGGTCCGGTTGCAGAAGCGCAGATATCAAGGTAATTTAATCCAAGCCCATATTCTTGGCTTGTCAGTCCATTTTGATCGCCAAACTTTCTCCAGGCTGAGTTAATACGTACAATAACACCGGTCTTGTCCAGGATGGCGATACTTGCGGAAAGTGAATCTTGAACGTTCTGTAAAAACTTTTCAGACCTTTGTATCCGGTCATTGGCCCGGCGATATTGAATGGCAGAATTCAATTGCTTGCCAATATTCTCAATTCTCTTCAATTCATTCTTGGTAAACAGAATTGGACTGGATACACTTAGGATACCCATGGTTTTACCATTGGCAACGAGGGGGATCGCCATAACTGATGTTATGTTTAATATTTTATATATTTGCGGGATGAGTTTGCGAATTGAGCCTTTTACCATTGGATGGATATAATCAGTTTCAACAAATTCATCCATCCAGTCCATGATTACTTTTGAATCATTAAGGATCATTCCTGTTTGTTCTTTCAAAACTTTATGAAAAACTCCGCCTTCTCTTAATGGAATTTGTACTAGTGGTATGGTTTGCCCAAGCAAATGCTCGATCTTTTTGCTTATATCTGGGTACAGTAGACTATATTGCATGATAACGGAAGTTTCATTGTGATTGAGCGTGTAAAGACTGCAGCCACTGCA
Proteins encoded in this window:
- a CDS encoding response regulator, with the translated sequence MSTILIVDDDITARETLVAMLDGNDYEIHIAKDGFQALKLLETLQTDLVLLDIMMPGMDGYEVCRRIRAIQKVAEVPIIILTALDDRNSLLRGIESGADDFLTKPIDRHELVARVRTILRLNRYHNLVEQRENIRKMAERVVTAQEQERQNISRELHDDLGQALTMHMITLRNLQNGLPVSPQEMTEKLQVLHNQIFEIFGKVKGLAHDLRPPSLDTLGVRTAMYNYCIEFTRTTGIPVAFEADEDFPSLPDIYNITLYRVLQETLTNVAKHANANQVWADLTVEDKTINLTVQDNGQGFKMENSSTGIGLTGLRERLTLIGGKFNISSSPVRGTIILAQFTIPETEKLPESL
- a CDS encoding PAS domain S-box protein, encoding MNNRIHILIVEDQLSDFELAQRAISESLKNCVFLRVETQSDFLNALKTFQPDVILSDYALPKFDGMKALRLCLEEAPLTPFIIWTGSTREDIAVECIKSGASDYVIKDHIKRLGPAIVRAIDERNLLLERKQAEDAIHAQEKRFRALIENSLDSISILSEDGTLLWENPAVKRNLGYAQDMFVNRNIFELMHPDDIHWIQKKFDGLLKRVRGYENGVFRLLHQDGSWRWIEAVATNLLDDPNVHGIVVNYHDITERRQSEIELQEKNDDLAVINIINDAVIKGDDLETIMNLFAEETKRLFSCSGCSLYTLNHNETSVIMQYSLLYPDISKKIEHLLGQTIPLVQIPLREGGVFHKVLKEQTGMILNDSKVIMDWMDEFVETDYIHPMVKGSIRKLIPQIYKILNITSVMAIPLVANGKTMGILSVSSPILFTKNELKRIENIGKQLNSAIQYRRANDRIQRSEKFLQNVQDSLSASIAILDKTGVIVRINSAWRKFGDQNGLTSQEYGLGLNYLDICASATGPYAEESEQVAKTIRDAIDGKISNAQIEYPCHSPEERRWFILKITTFKEEDQVWVVLAHENITDRKLAEEAISETSEQFKTLFEASPEAVTLIDPQGDWPILDCNELACTMNGYKREELIGQSINILNLSQGEGTERADYIERIRQEGILRYETFHRHKDGHIFPVEVSTSLITLGGRAVVLGIDRDITERKNAEKLILESEERFRQLAENIQEVFWMTDAISNEDIYISPVSQKIWGYSQNQMTSNPSLFLQTVFEKDRPAVSQAIKEQRSGIKTEMEYRIVRSDGAIRWIWDRAFPIFDDNGRVIRVAGVAADITERKRAEEALRQSEDRYRQLLLTAPVGVGVHVDGKLVFVNEAAAKIIGAKSPKDLIGMSALDFVPIDERKDTVEALQHMLAGDENWYPREERLIRPDGSIINVEVTATALTYMGRQAIQVIVQDITERKRAQKEIERYLAEMQALYENGLAVGQLLSPRDIGERVIKTFSNYLSWHHVTIRLLKQGSDELELVAFSLPDMLKDENDKVEQVFSSQVKKVGEGLSGWVVETGRPIRTGNVRKYPQYVGTYEGINSGLYMPLKAGDKIIGVISVESEEQNAFNAEDERLLATLSNQASIAFENARLYHSAQRMLEERNLVEKALRASETHYRELADSITDVFFELNRELRFSYWNKASEALTGVTSINAIGKTMNEVFGQSAEQMRIEKIYEKVLQDMKPQVFETTFVLHGVKRSFETTAYPSSHGVSVVAKDVTERKRAETILQKRFELMEFSAHHSLSDLMQKTTDEVGDLTNSEIAFFHFIGPDEITLSARTWSTKAMEFFRTSVSEDGHDLLDQTGAWAEAIHRRQPIIQNDLKSLPNQKGETEAPVEILREIVIPIIRDEKVLAIMGIANKPEEYTQQDLETAERFADHAWDIAERKQMEAILAEERNQLAKRVEDRTAELIKANSNLARALRVKDEFLANMSHELRTPLNAILGLSESLAEKIAGPLNDKQLKYITTISESGHHLLSLINDILDLAKIEAGQITLDVTKVNINEICQASLRMVKQLAQKKNQEISLNVESTVGLIWADERRLKQMIVNLLSNAVKFTPENGQLGLDVHGNEELGIVEISVWDNGIGIQNVDLPRLFQPFVQLDSGLARESTGTGLGLALVSQMARLHGGSVKVTSDVGKGSRFTITLPWESATIQNTIEKLQTTGKLWLKAAAYKNKKRILVIEDTTDVVMMIQDYLETAGYDVTIAQDGVEGINQAKIIIPDLILMDVQMPRMDGIETTKKLRADPRFKYVPIIALTALAMPSDRERCIEAGMNEYMSKPVNLRALVKTIQKCIAIGEEKTRPV